Within the Pangasianodon hypophthalmus isolate fPanHyp1 chromosome 19, fPanHyp1.pri, whole genome shotgun sequence genome, the region cacaattctttttgtgttttggtgtgtttcAACATTGTCTGGAAAAGTTTGCACCTAAAAGTCTCTCtgattttaatgatattttactGGCACTCTTCGTTTTGTTTGGGTCAAGTGCCACCATTAActcttgtgtgtgtctctctaaAAGTTACACTGCATGAGGCAAGAAAATTTCACAGCagtacacacattttaatgagatatgtctgttttttttattttgtgtcaaAAAAGATATTTTCAATAAACACACCTATTGCTAGTTATCATAGTTAGCTACTTCCAACATTCAAGACAAAGGAGAACCTACACAGTTATATGTTCTGGGTTGGAATGTGTTACTGTGATGTGCTATCTGGTGGAAAAGTGCTGTTAGTGATGAGAACTTTCACTGAGCCCATAGCTGTcatgtgtgcttgttgaacttGGCTTTCAACAAATGGTTTATTcacttaataaaacaaattctggGGTACAACCTACTATTTCCAGCAGAGAACTTGGAAAGAACCCAGTTAGCCTTTAAGTGCTGACTGATTAAGCAATTGTTagtataaaaaaacaacagcaacaaaggtttactgtatatatgtattttccttctttctgtttgttcaCAGGAATGGCACGGAAAGAAGATCAGCTTAATCAGAGTCAGAAGCTGTTGGCCATCAGGTGTGTAAAACAAGCAAAGCCAGTTTTTTATGTGATCAAGGAAATTAGTGTTTTTGGCATAAATccaatgtttaatgttatttgtCATGTCTTATGTCTGACCACACTAGAGGGTAATTGGCTTGTCTTAAACAATTCTCGACCTCCTGTGATGTGGTAGAACGCCAACTGTCTCTTGTAAAAACACAGTCTTGACATCATGCCTGAACAACCGCTGAGCTGAATTGTTGTCCTCCATGCTTGTTTTGATCTGAAGGCATGCATGTGAACAAGAAGCTCTGCGAGATCCCAGGTTCTGAGAATTAGGACTATTGTTAGTGAAGTGAAGTTAATCTGAAAATGTATGATGTTTTATTCTaggtttattctttattctaaGCCTGAAGTGTCAGTTGTTTGATGACTGAAGGAAGAtccaggaaaataataaaaatctgcgATCTGTCATTATCTCTGCTGTCTCTGACATTTTCAACATGGGTTAGGCTTGTAGAAATCTTGTAGCGTGGCCCAGGCAGTAGCATTTTAGCATATTTGCATTTATCATTGTTAGGGCAAGACAATAGTAAACCTGTATTATGAAAATACACTTAAACTTTCAGATATTCAGCTTCTGAGATGAAGCTTACTCTAGCTTTTTTCTGAATTAGCTAGAGATTAAACCAAACAGGGACCAAAGTGGTTATAGTCATTCAAAATTTACTCTAATTGCTGTAAGAGGCTGATAGGCTTGTTTACCAGAGAAGTATCAATAGTTAATCTCAAACTTTAGATTTTGGTCAGAATGTCTCTTCGAGGACCATACAACCTTCCTCCAGTTCCTCCAAATGACTGCAGCTCATGTTTGTGGTGCAACGCAGTTacagaagtcttttttttttcccggttGTGTGTGCAGGCGGATGCCCAGCCTTCTTGAATACTTCAGCTATAACTGTAACTTCATGGGCATCCTGGCAGGTCCCACCTGTTCCTACAATGACTACATCGCCTTCATCGAGGGCAAGCCCTGCCGCCACAGAGAGCAGGAGAGCAACGGCAGACTGCAGGGGAAGACCAGGCTAAACGACCCTTCGCCTAATGTACGGCCTGGATTTATGTAACGCATTTACTAGCACTGACAGTGTGGAAACATTACTAACtgattacagtttattaatatTGTGCCTTCACTGAATATTTAAGACAATGTTTTGGGTGAGCCTCTCAGCTTTTAATCAGCGTTAACGCACTCAGATCCTATAAATATGCGAGCAGCTCTCGCAGAATAGAGAAGCATTTAgcagctgtttatttatatttacaagcCTAATTACTCAAAGGGATgtgattttgtaaaaaaaacttttactcAAAAGTCTATACTGAAAATATCCTATGCTGCATGGTCCATAGGAAAAAGAACaatgtaatttatgtaaatataattttggAAATATTTAGGCATCATGAGTCAgtgcaaatgcatttttttttaagatgattTAACTTTGagtgtggcatttttttttttttttaaatgtattaacttaagagaaaagagagtctggtgagttGCTGTATAGTCTTAGTCAAGTCACGTCaagcttttattgtcatttcaaccatatacagctagttagtacacagtgaaaggaaacaatgttcctccaggaccaaggtgctacataaaacaaacacagaactacatgagactacatatatttacataagtgcacagtgcaaacatgtgcagacggcacaagacagtacaaaactactaaaacaagacaatgggcacaaTAAGTTACAGTGTAGAGatgactagtacacagttctagtagaaagtgaatcagatgacagtagtgcaaaagagtacGATaaaagttgctgtaaatgtaaacataaggagtagcagccaggtagagagtagaaagattatatacagtatatgataaatattgtagcagcagaaattgaatatggagatgtgcaaaaattgcaaagaggatggggtgatgttcagttgagtgtgtgtgtgtgtgtgttttcagtccagtttctgagtgttgaggagtctgatggctgatactgtatagtgtacatactgtatatactgtaagtgatagcaggaactaacttgtgtctTGTATCGTTTGCAGATGGAGGTTATTCGTAAGCTTGCCACCTGCTTCATCTCTCTGCTAGTCTTCCTCTCCGTCTGTAAAGTGTTTCCTGTGGAACGAAATATCGATGATGACTTCATTGCCACCACCCCCTTCTATGCCCAGATGGTCTACCTGTATCTATCCATGCTGACCACTCGGCCGAAATACTACTTTGTTTGGACTCTAGGTGCGTGTTCCTGGctgtgtctctatctctcactcagTTTTCCAGGCTTTTCGTGCACATCATATTTGCAGTATTTCTTtatattcatttgcatttcatCATCTTCTTGCTTCCTGTGAGTGCAATATGTTATGTAATCAGATACGATATTCTCAGAAAGTCTCGATATCCATTTTTCAACATTGCTGTGTGTCACATGGTAAGCTGACATGTGGAAATGTGTGGGCCTTAATACTTGTCAGCTAGAGTAAGAAATTACAGACTAGAAAACTCTTTCAGTGTCAGTAATGTATAACCTTTCTGTATGGCTCTGCCTCACTTCATTAGCACAAGAGTCTAAAACACAGAACTGCATATAAGATGACCTGAAAGGCCTTAACCACTCATCTTGTGTCTGATCTGAACAGCTGATGCCATCAACAACGCAGCTGGCTTTGGCTTTAATGGCTATGACAGTGACGGAGTGCCGCGATGGGACCTCATCTCCAACCTGAGGATAATGAACATAGAGGTCAGTATGTTCCCAGTtcctctgtttgtttgttttttttaatttataaatcaatgatgaatgaaaaaagtTCTCATTCTTGTATGTTGTTATTTCAGTTTGCAACCAGTTTTAAGATGTTCCTTGATAACTGGAATATTCAGACTGCCCACTGGCTCAAAAGGTGAGAGTGACTATTGGAGTGAGGTTTAAGAGCTCACTTCACACAGTGTGCTGTTTCAGTaattacatctgtgtgtgtggtagttTGGGAATCCCATCAAATGTTGGCTGAATTctgacaaatgaaaaaaatgaagacaaatctgaTTTGAGCAAAGTTTTCAgcccaaaatgtttttgtttaagctactttctaaccttgcctcATCATCTGCCTGCAAGCATGTTGGTGGCAAAAACAATGAGTCTCCCTAAAGTTATCTAAAACCTTGCCAGCTAAGTGTGATGTTCTCGcacagtgaatgtcaggctttgattAAGTTGTTTGATAGCTATGTGCCTTAGTGAAATGGACACAAGCagaatcagttcagtttgtaatcagatagcGGCTGTCGAAATGTCTGTGGTGCTCCTGCGCAGCACTTGGAATGAAATTGTTAAATGCCATTTtgtcccttttcacttttggagatAACCAGATTTTAAAGTGCTACAACtttacttgtgattgagatGCATGCAAAAGAGATTCATAATTCAATACAGGAAAACATACAGGTTTCAGTGGTCTGGGACTGTTTTTGAAATGTatctattttgcattattttcaaatttaatacaacatttttcattacaaattatattatcagcaaaCTCGAGCAAAAAGTGGAATCATTCAGAGtggaatttcagaatttcttagtattggGTAAGTCCTCCTTTTGCCTTAAGGGCCGCGTGCACTCGAGCTTACAGCTTGACTCACAAATATGTGTAAAACCTGATCACGGCTCAAGTCCAtgggagtgtcgtctgaacataTTCTTCaatggaagggataagactcagGGAAAATCCGATCATCTGTGCAAATAATTTAACATGGTTAGTACCAATCTcacaacagtgcactcccagtgctggtcccaagcctggataaaattggggagggttgcatcagtaAGGGTatccagtgtttaaaaaaaaaaaaaaaaaaaaaaaaaaaaatgtgccaaatcaaatatgcagtccagtgatccgctgtggcgacccctaacgggagcaactgaaagaagaagaagaagaacagcaacAGTATCATAAattagtttaaattaaaacagtgaCCTAAGAACCTGAATATATTCttcaagatattaaacatttcctttctctgttttaaaccttttaaaaatctaaacCTTTCTGTTTAGTTCCaatattaaatggaaaaaaaagaagatcccagattttcagtgtggtctcagacttttgaaccCCACTTTCACCCTGTGAAGAGTTTTCCCAGATTGCCACATGTATACTAATACTATGCATGTTTAACATAAGCTGTGAATCACTTTATGTGAAAGTAGAGGTTATCAAAGATCTGAATGCATAGAATAATTATCTGTTTTGGAGAGTTCCATCTACTGTTGGAATATGGCATTGCTATTGCAGCATAACTTGTAATATAACTTGGCATGCCTGTGAGGTGTGTGCCAATATGTGCAATAATCACAACtaacaattattattactgaGGACACAAAAATATTGTCACTAACCCCCAGGTCACATTTATGAGAAGGATTTGCAGGTAGGCAGCATCTTTGGGCAGGATTTCTGCACtgcatatatttttcttataggAGGAAATCGGATCATTTTGGTCCATTTCAgttaaatgaagacaaaatgaGACAAGGATacgtaattattattattgtagtctGTGATAAATGGTTAGGTAATTATCCCCATAtgattatatgtatatgtaaagtGTATTGTGGCTAGATTGTTGTATTTCCTGTGCAGGGTGTGTTACGAGCGCTGTCCTTACAACCCTACAGCTGCCACCTTCCTGCTCTCAGCAATGTGGCATGGAGCTTACCCAGGCTACTACCTCACCTTTCTCACTGGCATCGTCATCACGCTGGCAGCCAGGGCGGTGAGGAGCTTCTGCACGACACGCCACACAAACAGGATGCTGACATCTGAGATTATTTAGTACTGATCCACCTATCTgaaacagtatcagtatcagggCAGCCCCTGAAATGCGAGAACAGAATCTTGATCGGATTTCACATTTCCCGTCAGATTTACTGACATATTTTATAACACAAGACACAGTTTGTTTGTAAGCACACTTGTCTTTAAACACACttataatttacacattttggCAACAGAACCTTGGGAGAGGTGCTGCTAAGAGGAGGTCCGTATCACATCGGTGTAGGGGCTTGTCCCGAGACTCCTGTTTCCTCATGGAGCATTGAGACATGAGACAATTGAGACAAGTCATGAGTCACATTGAGACAAGTCATGAGATCCTGTAAAGAGGGAGAAaacaaattaatacaaatgtgCAGTAAGATAAcactaaacacaaaaaaagcaaaaagaaacccaaatacagtaatacagatacaaataaaaacaataagtaTAAAGTGGCAAagtaattaatagtaataacTAACAATTAACAGTAATAACTAacaaactagtgtgtgtgtgtgtgtgtgtgtgtgtgtgtgtgtgtgtctttttgtcttGGTGGGTAGCAGCCAAATGTCCctacaaggtcaaaactgtcagatgtTCCTATGCTTGTgaggacatttatttatttctacaaaaaaatagGGTTAATTTTAGATTTAGCATGGCattaattatgtcagtggaaggtcctcacaaggatagcaagacatgtgagtgagtgagcattCTGAGTGTgagtccgtgtgtgtgtgtgtgtgtgtgtgtgtgtgtgtgtgtgtgtgtgtgtgtgcgtgtgttcagATACATATGTGAGTGAATGTTTTAGTGAAAGTctacaaatgtgattttttcaatttttcatttttccaatGAGTAAGACAGATGGCATTCTTTGATTTTCAATTCCTCAGGATAGATTCCATTGCAATGTTTAATGCTGTAAGAAGTAAAAGAATTGAGATTTGgtgtataaatactgtataaaagtCTGACATCTGAAAACCAGAGTGTTGGCTTTCATTTGGCTAAAGCCAAATCTCTTTAAACTTTGTGCTAATTGCATAACAGACTACAGTCCATTGCTCTTCCTCTACATGGAGGAGATCGGACTTCAGCGGGTTGTTGAAGACACAGCACAGGAAGGAGATTGATCCACTTAAGTAGTCAGTTACTGTGGTGCCTGTCAGGCGGTTAACAGTTAAGTAAGATGGATAGAAGGCTTGGTGGAGCACAATGAGCCATTGTCTATCATGATTTAAAACTCACTGTGCCAGGTGAAGTTTAAAGATGTAGTTAGCAAGATTTGAGGCATTTGTTGCATGCAAGGAGAAATGCtatttcaataattaaaaaaaaacattgaagaGAGTCTTAAGAGATGAAAGAGTAAATCATGTGTTTCTGAGTATTATTTAGTCGTGTATAGTAGTTTAGTTGCTCATTCTGGTTTGGACTGACAGGAATAGCTACATTTGCACTTGATGATAATAAACTTCAAATGATACCTTGATAAATTTGAACAGTAGCTTTGCATGAAATGTCCAAAATAGGACTAAATTCAGGGACAGAAATTGTAAACTGAAGCCTGGGGTGATATTATAATTCAAAGTTTTTCTTGGGTAAAATGATATGATTGCagtatatatagaaatatattcaaatgttacaaactgcagctttaatgGATAATTTCTAAAGACGTCTGCTGAATGATTTTTACATGTGCACTATGCAACGTTGTTATTAATGAGATTTTTAAGCAGaggaaacttaaaaaaaaaaaaaaaaagtatagatttataagtttaaaatttatatccggaatttttatatttctgtaaagcggCTTTGTGAATATGTCcatgtatgaatatgtaaatagtgcattgaattgaatcgaataGAACAATTCCCTTTTTACCTccttcctatttttttttttttttacactctctGTTTATGCTTCCCATCCTTCCCTGTTTAGGTGAGGCACAATGTGAGGCCGTACTTTTTGGGTTCGCCAACACACAAGCAGGTGTATGATGTCATCACGTGGGCGAGCACACAGATAGCCATTTGTTATACTGTGGTGCCCTTTGTGCTGCTGTCTGTGGGCCCTTCACTCAAATTCTACAGGTACGGCTATACACTGTGACACTGATACTAAACATATTGCTGCTGTTTGATTTTTAAGTAATATTATGTTGATTTAATTATGCTACAAAAAAAGAAGGTATTTTTTTATCTGACTACAAGTGCAGGCTTTAAagtcttttctcattttttacaACAAGGTTTTATGGATGTTCATCACTTATATCACTCCACTTTAATGTAAATAGGTAACTTGACCCAAATACTAACTAAATATAACCTCTAAATATAACATCCATTTATCTGTaacaaataagaacaaacaGCTGTCTATTAAAGGCAAAGTCATACTGAAAGCTTTTATAAAGCCCTTTAGTTACAcgagtttttaattattaacttgCGCTTAAATCCACACCAGCTGCGAGACGCATCATAAAACCGCACACCCATTCATCCTGCTGTGTTATATCCAAAGAAATCCATTTAGTCAGCAGTATCAACACTGTTAGGATACCAAAGGCGTTCTCGGTCAATTTTGCACTCTCAGATTTTACAGACTCGCTCCTAAAAGATTTTCTCAAAATCCCTGAAAGATCCATTAGCTCTACATATCACATAACCctacattaataaaactgtaaagtgTGAAATTGTTTTTCACTATTGGAATTGGTGTGAAGCTGGTTatgtataaatatgatttttttttttaaatgtggcaGAGATTAGGTTTTGACAGAGAAAGACGCAATGATCAGACATAATTACTAGGCCATGTAGTGATTCTTGAGatttagttatatttataaaagcaCAGAGTGATATAACTATAAATTAGATGTTTATCATGTTTTGGAAACAAGCTATATTAATTATAACTATGTTAAATATAGTTCATACAGTCTTAATTTCTGCCCTAGTCTGCACAATTTGACATGAATCTTGTACTTTATGgtgtttatatctgttttttGCAGATGGTACAACATGTGTCATTAGTGTCTATGTTCATCACTGACCTTCTGCATTATTCTCTTTAATGCCTTATGATTTCTGTACAAGCACAATATCTGTATATTACATCCCTTGCATTGATTTTAATAATCGTTGTGgatttttagcatttaaatagcatttaaaataaatactcacttttattttaaatttaaaataaatacacacgtgcattttcataaaatttTCATATAAAATCTAGTGATAGGACTTacagcaaatattttttttctatcagcCAGCTGGTTAGCTCTACCACAAAAAATCATTATCTGTAAGTGAAATCTAATCGTATGTTCTTATGCTGCATTGTGCACACTTGGTTGCTAAAGGAGAGGAGCTGATCTGATTGAATATCGCAGCACCACTCCTAACCACAAACCCACCATTTACATTCAAACCCAACCCCTTTTTACATTTGTTACCACCAGTCACAAAGATACCAGAAATGTACATTGGGCCAATCTTGTATTTTGTTCTTGTATGCATGTTATGATCATGATAATAGAGCCTGAAATGTGTCAATTTCTCTatctttattttgttatatagGTATATAAACTTTTACAGATTGTTGAATATGAAACAAAGACATTTTCTTAATAGTCTGTAAAGCTTTTTGAGAGTAACAgcctttactttctctttctcaccctctttttttcctctatttctTTCCTCTGCTTTCAGGTCTTGGTCCTTTTCCATCCATATAGGCTGTGTGTTATTGGCCATAGCTCTGCCGGTGAAACCTCGGCATCTGCGGCTGAAGGAGCAGCACAGCTCTGTTTCCACCAGCACCGCCTCTTCAGACAGCCAAAAACCCAAAACCACATGAACCAAGAAGCCACAGCCCACTTCAGCACACTCAATGGCCGACACTCCTACTGTAAAACCATGTGTCGGGAGAGTCAGCGAATGAAACTTATAAACcaacaaacatacaaactaGCCCCTGTCTGGACTCATCCAGTGGGTCGTCAAACTAACCTGGGCTCAAAAAGCTGGTACCAGAACTCATTGGCTGCAGGGGATGGGTTGGGATGTGAATGGTGTTGTTAGGATGGAACGCTAAGGAAACTCTGATGTATTGAATTCTGCATACTTTCCTTTAAACTCCCCATCACTACTGTAGGAGTTGATGTTGTGACATGCAGGCTGCATCACTTTGCAGGAGACCGTGCCACTGTTACTAGAAGAAAGCAAATGAACACTTGGAGAGTTGTATGATGATTGTAAAACACCTGTTAAGGGCAAATGATTTGAAAAGGgaaaaacataaccacttcagaCAATAGGTTGACACTGCAGCAATGTCAGTTTCTCAAATagtcattattttccaattcaTCTTTTACTCTCTTGAGTTAGGCTCCTCAGAAGACAAGCCTTTGTTCTTGTCAAGGACACAGTAAAAGTTGAATTGGAGATTTGAACCTATCACCTAATGAGGTTCTTCAGTCCATGGCATGTTATCTTTAGTTTAGTATGCCGTACAATCTTTTGACGCATGAGGTTGCATATCTTAAGATTttccttgttaaaaaaaaaaataaatcactgcagCCTCATTATTCTTCATGAAGCTTTAAGACATTTTCAACACATTCCATTTTAAATATGTGTGCTAGAAAGACAATTTCTAAAGATGATCATTAATATATCAGAGTTAGTCTGCaatgaaaacagaagaaatgtTTGCCCAGTGATGCAAAGCCCAACTTTGTAAATGTGGTAATTAAATAACCTTTTGTAACTATACATGTGGTGTGTCTATTGTATTGCAGTTCATCTCACTCTCAAAGATGATAAtgtcttataataataataataataatgataataataataatatgttccACACCTGTCTAACACTCAAGGATGCTGTacaaaaaggggggaaaaagagaaaacactaGCAGGAAGAAGAAGGGGAAAGTGTTGGGAAAGGTAAGTTTTAGGTTGACTCTTAAAATGGAAGAAGGAAGTGCAGTAATGAAGGTCTTAAGAGAGAGCATTC harbors:
- the mboat2b gene encoding lysophospholipid acyltransferase 2b, with protein sequence MATDTISACTGSNLLQPISEIINLPLDQVNFVACQLCALLSAFCFRLYLHPSKTSPFVRHVVATLLGLYFALFCFGWYALHFLVQSGITYGIMILAGVEHMHKYCLVFALAYLSFCQITRVYVFDYGMYSADFTGPMMVITQKITSMAFEIHDGMARKEDQLNQSQKLLAIRRMPSLLEYFSYNCNFMGILAGPTCSYNDYIAFIEGKPCRHREQESNGRLQGKTRLNDPSPNMEVIRKLATCFISLLVFLSVCKVFPVERNIDDDFIATTPFYAQMVYLYLSMLTTRPKYYFVWTLADAINNAAGFGFNGYDSDGVPRWDLISNLRIMNIEFATSFKMFLDNWNIQTAHWLKRVCYERCPYNPTAATFLLSAMWHGAYPGYYLTFLTGIVITLAARAVRHNVRPYFLGSPTHKQVYDVITWASTQIAICYTVVPFVLLSVGPSLKFYRSWSFSIHIGCVLLAIALPVKPRHLRLKEQHSSVSTSTASSDSQKPKTT